The window ATTCGTTTATATGATAACGACAGACCAGCTCCTAAAATCAACAAACATTATTGTGGTGTAGATAAGATATGGATAAATGCCAAAAAAAAGAATGGTAAACAGCATTTTCTTTGCCGCGCCTGCTGAAGGCCCGACAAAGAAATCTAATATTGGCATAGAATCCCGGCCGCTTAATTCGTGGTTCATCAGCATGCCGCCGCACTCCTGACTATGGGATTAATTGTCAGAGATTATCTTCTTTCCAGCCGCCGCCCAATGCCCGGTATAGCTCAATAACCGATAGAAAGATCTCTTTCCTGGTATTGGCCAGTTCCAGTTCGGCTTCCAGCACACGGCGCTGCGCTGTAATCACTTCCAGGTAAGATGCATAGCCGGTGGTATATAAATCATTAGCAGTAGATACTGCACTTTGCAGCACCGCTACCTCCTGCTCTTTCAGCTCGTACATATCCCTGTAATTGCGGATCCGTGCCAGGTCAGTTAACACCTCCTGGTAACCCTCCAGTATAGTTTGCTGGTAGTTGTAAACCGATTCCATTCCCTGAGCTACGGTGCGGCTATAGTCAGCTCTTATCTGCCTCCTGTTAAAAATAGGGGCAACCATGCTCGCTAATGCTCCTATGGCAATAGATTCCGGGGTTTGAAAAAGCAAGCCTGCACTGCCAGCATTGAGTCCTGCATAAGGTGAAATAATAAATGAAGGCAGGAATGCAGCCCTGGCAGCCTCAATATCGGCTTTTGCAGCGGTAAGCTCCAACTCGGCCTCCCGGATGTCTGGGCGGCGCAGCAGCATGCCGGAAGGTACGCCCGCCCTGATATCCTCCGGCATTGGCTGTTCCAGAATAGAGGCTCCTCGCGGCAGCTGCCCGGTATATCGCCCCAGTAACAGGTTCAGGTTATTTTCTGTTTCCGTAATGTTTTGCCTGATCTCAGACTCCAGCGCCCTGGTACCCAGCCATTGTGCGGTAAATTGCTGTACGGCCAGTTCTGTTGCCCGGCCAGCCATTTTCTGTATTTTAATTACCTCCACAGCTGTTTCCTGCAGCTCAATATTCTTCTGTACGATCTGAAGCTCATTATCGAGCGTGAGCAGCTCATAGTAAAGACGCGACACCTCTGCAATGAGGGAGGTTCTTACCAGTTGCCGGCCCTTGTGGCTGGCCAGGTAACGCAGGTAGGCAGCCTTGCGCATGTTTCTGAGGCGACCCCATACATCTGCCTCCCAGGCACTCTGGAAACCCACAAAATAATTCTGGTTCAGGTTCTGGATGGTTCGGTCGGGCACGGTATTGCCAACCATCCGGTTGTTGAGGTTTCCTATATTGGCCGTAACCCGCCCCTGCACCGAGGGCAGCAGCGCTCCTCTCCGGAGCTGAAACTCGGCCTGGGCCATCTCTACCCGCTGTACCGCAATGAGCAGATCAAGGTTATTTGCGAGCGATGTTTCGATAAGATCAACCAGGTGCGGGTCCTGGAAAAAGCTGTTCCAGGGTATATCGCCCACACTGCTGGTATCGGCACTGCCGGTAAAAGTCTGGGGCATTTCCTGCATCCGGGGCAGGTTGGGTGGCTCGGCTACTTTACAACTGCTGATGAAAGCAGGGACAAACAGGATGAAAAAAGAAATATATAACAGTCTTTTGATCAACATACAGCTAAGAACTTAATTACTTGACAGGGTGATTTCCGAGGCTTTGATAGATTCTGCAGGTTTCTCTTTTTTCCTTCCCCGCTCTGCCAGATGCGCAAAGATCACATACAGGCCGGGAATCAGGATAACACCGAAGATGGTGCCGATCAGCATGCCGCCTGCGGCAGCGGTACCAATAGAACGGTTGCCCATAGCCCCTGCACCCGTAGCAATACAAAGGGGTATCAGGCCGGCAATAAAGGCAAAGGAGGTCATCAGGATGGGCCTGAGCCTGGATACCGATCCTTCTATAGCCGCTTTTATGACTGAAAGGCCCTGCTGCCGGCGCTGAATAGCGAATTCCACGATCAGGATTGCGTTTTTGCCCAGGATACCGATCAGCATAATGAGGGCAACCTGCGCGTAGATGTTATTCTGCAGGCCAAAGAGCTTCAGGGCCAGGAAAGCACCGAAAATACCAGTTGGCAGCGACAACAGCACAGGCAGCGGCAGCAGGAAGCTCTCATACTGGGCCGCCAGCAACATATACACAAACAGCAGACAGATTAAAAATATCCAGATTGCCTGGTCGCCTGATTTTACTTCTTCCCGGGTCATGCCGGCCCAGTCAAACCCAAATCCGCGGGGTAAGGACTGGCTGGCTACCCGCTGCACTGCTTTGATGGCATCGCCGGTACTGTAGCCCGGTGTTACGGTACCCCCAACCCTTGCCGCGGTATACATATTATAGCGGGTAAGCTGCTCCGGCCCATACACCCGCTCCAGGCGGATAAAGGTGGAAAAAGGTACCATTTCTCCCTTATCATTTTTTACATGCAGGCTCAGCACATCCTCCGGCTTGGCCCGGTAATCCGGGTGTGCCTGCACCATTACATCATACATCTGGCCAAAACGTATGAAATCAGATGTAAGCTGGCCGCCCATCAGGGTCTGCAGGGTACTCATGGCTTTCTCGATAGTAACTCCTTTTTTTGCAGCCATATCCTGATCTACATGGATCATGTACTGCGGGAAGTTGGCATCGTAGTTGGTATACCCACTGCTGATCTCTGGTGCTGCCTCCAGGGCTGTGATAAAGTCCTGGGTTACCTCACCAATTTTCTGCAAATCACCACGGCCTGTACGATCCAGCACCCTTAGCTCAAAGCCGCTGGCATTACCAAAACCAGGCACCGTAGGGGGCGAAGAAAACTCAATGCGGGCATCCGTAATGCCGCTGGTTCTCTTTCTTAGCATAGCGATCACATCATTAACAGATTTATCGCGCTCATGCCAGGGTTTTAAACTAATCATGCCCATGCCGTAAGAGGCTCCTGATACACCATTCACCATGCTGTAGCCAGCCAGGGTAGAGACGGCTTCTACCAGGTCTAATTCCTGGGCAACCTGCTGCACCTCATCCAGCACCAGCTCGGTCCGCTCAACAGTAGCCCCGGCCGGTGCGGTTACATCTATGTAAATTACGCCCTGGTCTTCGTTAGGGATAAAACCGCTTGGCAGCACAGAATGAATGCCCCAGGTAGCCACAAAAAACAGGAGCAACAGCCCAATGGTGATAAATTTACGGCCAGCTATGTAGCCGATTAAATGCTCATACCGGTTGGCAAGTCCGTTGTAGCCCTTGTTAAACTTGTTATAGAAGCGCTGCAGTACCCCTTTTTTCTTTTCTTTGCCATGTGTATTGCGCAGCAAAATGGCACATAAGGCAGGCGTGAGGGTTACGGCATTTACCCCGGAAATAACGATGGCCACTGCCAGCGTAAGCGAGAACTGCCGGTAGAAAACCCCTACAGGCCCTTCCAGGAAAGCAACTGGCACAAACACTGCAGACATCACCAGGGTAATGGCAATAATAGCCCCGCTGATCTCTTTCATGGCTGCAAAAGTGGCCTCCCTGGGCGGCATGTTCTCTTCCTCCATTTTAGCATGCACCGCCTCTACCACCACAATGGCATTATCTACCACAATACCAATGGCCAGTACCAGCGCAAAAAGGGTGAGCAGGTTAATGGAAAAACCCATCAGCTGCATAAAGAAAAGCGCACCAATCAGGGCTACCGGCACCGCAAGGGCCGGTATCAGGGTAGAGCGAAAATCCTGCAGAAAGAGAAACACAACCAGAAAAACCAATACATAGGCTTCAAGGAGTGTTTTTACCACCTCACTGATAGAAGCATCCAGGAAGCGGGAAACATCGTAGGTTACATTGTAGCTCATCCCGGGCGGAAAGGAGCTTTCCTGAATTTCATCGATACGCTCCTTTACTTTTTTGATTACCTCGCGGGCATTAGAGCCGGGCCGCTGGTTGATCATGATCGAAGCGGCAGGGGTTCCGTTATTTTTCGAGATTCTGCCGTAATTGCTCGAGCTGAATTCTACATCTGCCACATCCTTCAGGCGTAAAATAGAGCCATCGCTATCGGCCCTAAGCACCAGGTTTTCGAACTGCTGTGGCTCATTAAATTTACCAGTGTAGCGCAGCACATACTGCAGCATTTGCGGATTTTTACTGGAGCTCTCGCCGGCTTTTCCGGGAGCCGCCTCCACATTCTGGCTCTGGATCGCCTCCACCACCTCATCGGTCGATACATTATAGGCCGTCATCCGGTCGGGCTTGAGCCACACCCGAATGGTATAATCTTTTTCGCTTACAATTTCAGCAAAACCAACCCCTTCTATACGCCGCAGTTCCTGCAGGATGTTGATGTCAGCAAAATTGAAGATAAATTTTTCATCCAGGGTGGTGTCTGTGCTTACAATGTTCAGATAGAGCAGCAGGCTGTTTACCTCCTTTTCGGTTGTTACCCCGTTTTCCACTACCTCCTGAGGCAGATCGTTCAAAACAGTTGCCACCCTGTTCTGCACACTTACCGCCGCCAGGTCCGGGTCTGTTCCTACTTCAAAATTAACCTCTATCTGTATGCGGCCGTTGTTGGTGGCTACCGACGACATGTGGGTCATGCCGGGCACCCCGTTGATGGCCTTTTCAAGAGGCGTGGCTACGGTTTTTACACCTACCTCTGAATTGGCGCCCCTGTACTTGGCCCTTACCTTAACAGTAGGCGGAACAATATCCGGATACTGGGCAATGGGCAGGGTAAGGAAGGAAAGGCCGCCCAGGAAAACGATGATCAGCGAGATAACCAGCGAGAGTACAGGCCTTTTGATAAATATATCGAACATTCTTTCTAATTCAGTTTTAAAAAATCTAACTCACAGGGGCAGAAACTACCCCTTCATACTACAGTGCCACTACGCTATCAGCGCCAATTGGCTTGGGTACAATCGTCATCCCGTCCCTGATTTCCTGTATTCCTTCGTACACAATTCTATCTCCGGCTTCCAGGCCTGACTCTACAATGTAGTAGTGAGAAAAGCGGGTTTTGGGAACAAAATTCTTCATGTGGGCCTGGTTGTTCGAATCTACCGTAAACACATAATATTTGTCCTGTATTTCAAAAACCGCTTTTTGCGGTACCATCACAGCACCTTCGATTCTGCTGGCCATGCGAATTTTGCCGGTAGCACCATGCTTGAGCAGGGAATTCGGATTGGGAAAGCGTGCCCTGAAGGCGATAGAGCCAGTGCTTGCCTGAAACTCCCCCTGCATGGTTTCGATGCTGCCTGCATGCGCATAAATAGTGCCGTCGGCCAGTACCAGGTTAACTTTCTGACTGCGCGTGACCTCATCGTTAAGCTGGGACTTGACATGCTCCAGGTATTCTCCTTCCGATACATTAAAATAGACATTTACTGCACTTACATCGGAAACCGTGGTGAGCAGGGTGCCGTGGTCAATCAGGCTGCCTGCTTTGAAGGGAATGCGGTCAATGATACCATCGAAGGGAGCTCTGATGCTGGTATAAGACAGGCGCTGTGCTGCATTGGATTGTGCCGAGCGTGATTCTTCTATTTTTGCATATACCGCTTTGAGCCTGGCCTGTGCAACCTTTAACTCCGATTCGGCGATCACATTTTTCTCTACCAGTACCTTTAACCTTTCTACCTCCAGCTCTCTGGCCTTAGACTCGGCAATGGCACTCTCGTAATTGGCTTTTGCTTTTGCCACCTCTGCCCTGTATTCTTCATCGTTTAAGCGAAAGAGGAGCTGTCCTTTTTTCACCACCTTGCCTTCGTCCACATAGATCTTTTCCAGAAAGCCCTCTACCCTGGCTCTTAACTCCACGTTCCGCACCGCCTGGATATCTGCCACATATTCATAATGGAGAATGGTATCTTTTGCTATAACCTGCGTAACCGGCAGGGCTTTCGGGGCCATTGGCTTATTTTCTGTTTTTCCATCTGCGGCACACCCTGAAGCCAGGAGAAGCACCGAGAGATATATACATCCGGTTATTCGTTTTAAATTTATTTTCATTTCAGCTGATGTGGTAGATCTGTAGTAGTTCAAATAGTTTAGGGTTTATACAGGTAATTTCAGGCCACTCCCGCAAACAATACAGGCAGGAAAACAGGCACAGGTAAAGCGGTTAAAAAGGGTTAAATCTGTAATGCAGCTTGTAAGAAAGCTGATAAACAGTACCTTCAGGTGGCAGCGAAAGAGAGCGATTTAATCCTGATGTTGAATAAGCAGGATTGTTAAGAAAATCACGGAAGAAATAAAACAGTAATAAATTACCAGCTTTACTCCATGTTGATACATGAGCATAAAATATATGCTGCTGGTCCTTCCTGTTCTTTTCACCTAACACCTTCCCTGCGGGGAAGAGTGCTCCAGATTTATCTACATCATCCATTTTAGCCGTGCTGTTTTATGCAGGAAATGCAGCAGCCAACTAAGAATTGAATTCAAAGAAGCACCATCACGGGCGAGTGTTTCAGGGGCGAACGCTATCCCTGCACAATGCCAGATCCGGACACTGAAATATTGACCAGTTCACTAATTACTTAGCTAAAACTGAAGCAAATCCATTTTGCAAACTATATGATTAAGAGTGCTTTCATTAAAAAAATACGTATTTAACCCGAAAAAAGTCGATGGAAAAATTGATAATTACTTTAAAATCAAAAAAATATTTTGATACAGAGCCCCTTCTCTCCTCCACAAGCTGCTCCTGTTATAGCCTAAGCTGATTTTATATGTAAGAAGGGTGCAGAAAGAAAATTTTAGTTTGCAGGTCATTTCTTTCCGGACAAAGCATCAAATTATGGTAATCATAGATTATTTTACACTTCCTTGCATCTGATTTTCAATCATCAGGCCTGCGAAAAGCATGCGTGTACACCAGTGCTACCCGTATGAAAACAGGCCTGGCTTCATTAAAAACCCAGAGAAATAACCAGCCCGCAATCCCGCAATAATATGAAATACCCCCTTATTTCCATCCCGAAGCATACACTTAGCATTCTTGTATTCACTATTTGCCTGCTGGGCTTTTTTATCCCCAGGGCTGGCGCACAGACTGAGATGGCAGCCTGGGGTAATATAAATGGCATACGGCTGCAGGGCCAGCTGATGGAGTTTGAGACCAGCCTTAGGGTGGTGGGACAGGACTGGTCGCAGATAAGGGCCACTGGCAAGGAACAGCAATTGCCCAAATACAGGCGCGAAGGAGACAGACAAATTGTTACCACCAGCATCGACAGTCTTTTTTTTACGCAGGAGGTTGAGGAGACCGGCCCCGGCAGCGCGAGGGTGCAGCTTGCCCTTAACTCCCGGGCAGATACCAGCCTTACAGGTGTATTTTTCAGCATTGCCCTGCCAGCAGCACAATATGCCGAAGGTTCAGTACAACTGATAGATCCCAAAGGCATCTCGTTTGCTGAAGTCAGGCCCAACGGTCAGCAGGAATATTTGCGGGTTCCTGCCGGGGGTGTACGGTTCATCTCCCAGCGGCGGCAGCTGGAGGTAACTTTTAACGAGCCTACCCTGGTGATTGTAAAGCAGGAAGAGAGGGGAGGAAATAATGCTATCCAGGTATACCTGCCGCTGGTGCAGGGAAATATAAAAAGCGGGCAAACAGTACAGAAAACTTTCAATTTAAAAGTTAGCGGCGAAGTAGATAAAACCCCTGTTGCACTTACACTGAATACCAGTCAGACAGGACGCCCCTTTGCCGGTATTGGCGGTAACTTTCGCCTGCAGAACCCCAACACAGATCCACAGGTAATCGACTACAGCCTGGAAAACCTGCGTGTTGCCTGGGGCCGCGTAGAAATGCCCTGGGCTTTCTGGCAACCCGAAAAAGGGAAAGATCCGATAGCAGCAGCCAAAGCGGGCAAGCTGCACCCCCGCGTGGAAAAAGCCATGGAAATGGCCGGTCGGCTGCACAAATTGGGCATGCCGGTAATTCTTTCTGCCTGGTCGGGTCCGGCCTGGGCGGTGGTAGGAGAGCCAAAGTCCAGGCCCGGGCCCGATGGGGTCTGGGGCAATCCGCTGGAGCCGGCAAACATGAATGAGATCTATAAATCCATTGCAGATTACATCATCTACCTGCGGGATAACTATGGTGTGGAAATTAATATGTTCTCCTTCAATGAATCTGATCTGGGCATCAACATCAGGCAAACCGGCGAGGAGCACCGGGAGCTAATCAAAGGCCTGGGGGCATATTTTGCCAGTCGTGGCCTTAAAACCAAAATGCTACTGGGCGATAATTCAGATGCCAACACCTACGAGTTTATCTATCCGGCCATGGCCGATCCGGCCACGCATCCCTACATTGGTGCCGTTTCTTTCCACTCCTGGCGCGGCTGGGAAACCGAAACCCTGCAAAAGTGGGATGAAGCGGCCGACAAGCTGAACATCCCCCTGATTGTAGGCGAGGGCAGCATTGATGCGGCCGCCTGGCGCTACCCGGCTATTTTCGAAGAGCCTACCTATGCACTGGAGGAGATCAACCTCTACACCCGCATCCTGGCTATTTGTGAACCGCTCACCATCCTGCAGTGGCAGCTTACGGCAGACTACTCCCCTATGACGGGAGGTGGTATTTTTGGCAACAACGAGCCCCTGCGGCCCACCCAGCGTTTCTGGAACCTCAGGCAGCTGGGCTCCACCCCCAAAGGTTTACTGGCTATGCCCATTAGCAGCGACAGCCCCTATATAACCAGTGCAGCCATGGGCAACAATGCCAAAGGCACCTACGCCATTCACCTGGTGAACAACGGCGCTACCCGCGAGGTAACCATCAGCGGCCTTCCCAGGAAGGTAAAGGCACTGCAAATCTATGTAACCGACCAGGGCCGTGCCATGGAGCAGGGCCAGGCTATCCGCGTTACCAAAGGGCAGGCTACCTTTACCCTCGACAGCAGGAGCTATACTACGCTGATGAGTAAGTAGGGGAACTCTCCTGGCGGGAGATGAGGGTACAAAAAGGCTTTGATCTATTATTGGCAACAACCTAACAATAGTTTGGTTGTAGAAGGCAAAAGCTTACAACAACCCATAAATTGTGTAGCCATGGCTTCTACTACCATTGCACCGGCACCCTGGCAATTAACAGGGAGGGGTGCTGTACTTCTCTATCATTTTCCGCACAGCTTTAACACCCGCTACGGGTTTATGGAGGAGTACCAGCGGCGGAGTTACCAGGGCTGGCTGGGTGCTGTGATGATGGTAGATTACACAGCCTCTAACGTAGGCCCCTACCAGGAGCTGCTGTTTATTCCGGGCCTCTTTCAGCTGGGTGGAAAATGGACCTTCTCTATTTCTAAAATATGGGTATCTACAGAAAACAGTGTACTAAACGGCCAGAGGAACTGGGGGATTCCCAAGGAGCTGGCAAAGTTTGAGGTGAAGCAGCAGGCAGATGGCAGTCAGGACTTCAGCGTAACTAAAAACAGCACCACTTTTTTCAGAGCATCTTTGAAACCAGTTGGCTTTACCCTTCCCTTCCGTAGTCAGCTGCTACCCCTTACCCGGATTTCCCAGCAGGCACTGCAG of the Flammeovirgaceae bacterium 311 genome contains:
- a CDS encoding hydrophobe/amphiphile efflux-1 (HAE1) family transporter (COG0841 Cation/multidrug efflux pump); translation: MFDIFIKRPVLSLVISLIIVFLGGLSFLTLPIAQYPDIVPPTVKVRAKYRGANSEVGVKTVATPLEKAINGVPGMTHMSSVATNNGRIQIEVNFEVGTDPDLAAVSVQNRVATVLNDLPQEVVENGVTTEKEVNSLLLYLNIVSTDTTLDEKFIFNFADINILQELRRIEGVGFAEIVSEKDYTIRVWLKPDRMTAYNVSTDEVVEAIQSQNVEAAPGKAGESSSKNPQMLQYVLRYTGKFNEPQQFENLVLRADSDGSILRLKDVADVEFSSSNYGRISKNNGTPAASIMINQRPGSNAREVIKKVKERIDEIQESSFPPGMSYNVTYDVSRFLDASISEVVKTLLEAYVLVFLVVFLFLQDFRSTLIPALAVPVALIGALFFMQLMGFSINLLTLFALVLAIGIVVDNAIVVVEAVHAKMEEENMPPREATFAAMKEISGAIIAITLVMSAVFVPVAFLEGPVGVFYRQFSLTLAVAIVISGVNAVTLTPALCAILLRNTHGKEKKKGVLQRFYNKFNKGYNGLANRYEHLIGYIAGRKFITIGLLLLFFVATWGIHSVLPSGFIPNEDQGVIYIDVTAPAGATVERTELVLDEVQQVAQELDLVEAVSTLAGYSMVNGVSGASYGMGMISLKPWHERDKSVNDVIAMLRKRTSGITDARIEFSSPPTVPGFGNASGFELRVLDRTGRGDLQKIGEVTQDFITALEAAPEISSGYTNYDANFPQYMIHVDQDMAAKKGVTIEKAMSTLQTLMGGQLTSDFIRFGQMYDVMVQAHPDYRAKPEDVLSLHVKNDKGEMVPFSTFIRLERVYGPEQLTRYNMYTAARVGGTVTPGYSTGDAIKAVQRVASQSLPRGFGFDWAGMTREEVKSGDQAIWIFLICLLFVYMLLAAQYESFLLPLPVLLSLPTGIFGAFLALKLFGLQNNIYAQVALIMLIGILGKNAILIVEFAIQRRQQGLSVIKAAIEGSVSRLRPILMTSFAFIAGLIPLCIATGAGAMGNRSIGTAAAGGMLIGTIFGVILIPGLYVIFAHLAERGRKKEKPAESIKASEITLSSN
- a CDS encoding NodT family RND efflux system outer membrane lipoprotein (COG1538 Outer membrane protein); protein product: MLIKRLLYISFFILFVPAFISSCKVAEPPNLPRMQEMPQTFTGSADTSSVGDIPWNSFFQDPHLVDLIETSLANNLDLLIAVQRVEMAQAEFQLRRGALLPSVQGRVTANIGNLNNRMVGNTVPDRTIQNLNQNYFVGFQSAWEADVWGRLRNMRKAAYLRYLASHKGRQLVRTSLIAEVSRLYYELLTLDNELQIVQKNIELQETAVEVIKIQKMAGRATELAVQQFTAQWLGTRALESEIRQNITETENNLNLLLGRYTGQLPRGASILEQPMPEDIRAGVPSGMLLRRPDIREAELELTAAKADIEAARAAFLPSFIISPYAGLNAGSAGLLFQTPESIAIGALASMVAPIFNRRQIRADYSRTVAQGMESVYNYQQTILEGYQEVLTDLARIRNYRDMYELKEQEVAVLQSAVSTANDLYTTGYASYLEVITAQRRVLEAELELANTRKEIFLSVIELYRALGGGWKEDNL
- a CDS encoding RND family efflux transporter MFP subunit (COG0845 Membrane-fusion protein) — its product is MAPKALPVTQVIAKDTILHYEYVADIQAVRNVELRARVEGFLEKIYVDEGKVVKKGQLLFRLNDEEYRAEVAKAKANYESAIAESKARELEVERLKVLVEKNVIAESELKVAQARLKAVYAKIEESRSAQSNAAQRLSYTSIRAPFDGIIDRIPFKAGSLIDHGTLLTTVSDVSAVNVYFNVSEGEYLEHVKSQLNDEVTRSQKVNLVLADGTIYAHAGSIETMQGEFQASTGSIAFRARFPNPNSLLKHGATGKIRMASRIEGAVMVPQKAVFEIQDKYYVFTVDSNNQAHMKNFVPKTRFSHYYIVESGLEAGDRIVYEGIQEIRDGMTIVPKPIGADSVVAL